tgcaatctaaaaataattattaaaataaaattaatttcattaatattttcgGTGGACTTTGAAGTATGCATGCATGATTTTAaggctaaaaaaaatgtaaaaaatcaataatttaataaaataaaataattagtgaCTGTTAACTTTTAAACTCTTACATTTTCTACACTTTTCTACTAAAAGTAGCATTTAATGCAAAGCCAAAatagatgtttttttaatgtctgaATAAACTTTGCACAATATAATTCACTTAAAATTACTATTACTCAATTTTATTACAGAAAGTGTGTCCGAATCTGTCGTACTGTAATGCTACTCACCCAAAAGCATGCATTTCcccttttgtttgtttatttttgcatttagagTATATAATGATTTGACTCTGTGTGTTTTCTTGCATTTAGGTCCCAACTGCCAGACAAATATTAACGAGTGTGCATCCAACCCCTGCCTAAACCAGGGCACCTGCATCGACGATGTGGCTGGATTCAAGTGCAACTGCATGCTGCCTTACACCGGtacaaacatgaacacacacacacacacacacacacacaacagccatTGTACAGCTGGTTCTTGTTTTGAAATGGCAAGCTTTGCAAAGGTGTTTGTAAAAATGTCAGGGGACAAGAAATAACTCTGTATTGTGTCAAGGGTGGCAACTCAAATAGGTTCATTTCCTGTTTAGCCtcttcctgtttcctgttgaggcaaagaattgacaataaaaggAAACATCAAGGGACTTCCTGCTTCGGCTGGTCACTGTAGACACAGATAAGGAAGTGCCTGCAGGAAAACTGAGGCAGTAGAAGAGTGAGACTGAAATAACAAAGAAAGAAACTTCTGTGCCGAATCAACAGGCGTTTTCTTCACTGATTTTGAGGAAAAACCTGCTGAATTCTGGGTGGAATTAAACATGCTCAAATGTGTATTACACTTCTGTTGGTGGCAGAAAGCCTATTCAAATTAGCCacaataattacagtaattatagTCAACCTTGCATATCAAACAAGACCACAGGAGATGCCGAAGGACTGCATATTCGGATCCATTCAGAATCGCTAAACAcactaaaatataaatgaaaaatgaaaccaGTGATCTGAAGGCAGCTTTTTGTCAGCAGTGAACAGTTCCTCTGTCAGAACAAGATCTCTGTGTTTGGAGCATCTgatgcacacatgcacataaacacCACTGATCCTCACAAACTTCTGCTAAACACGCTTCTTCGGCGAGCATCTGTTCTAAAACATTTTGACAACTATATGAATACACAGAACTGTACAAGCAGAAATATGATGTTTGAGAGCGCACAAACACGGGTGGATTTAGGTTTAGATAACAAATATAACCCTAGCCTGTATGTAACTTTTGCGTCAGTTTTGATGCTTTCTCAATGCGTGTGTTTTAGGCGAGGTGTGTGAGAGCGTTTTGGCTCCCTGCGCTCAGAGTCCTTGTAAGAACGGAGGTGTTTGTGTCGAATCCGAGGATTTTCAGAGCTTCTCTTGTGCTTGTCCTGCCGGATGGCaaggtaagagtgtgtgtgtgagttcatgTGTGTTTCACATTCTCTACATGTCATGATCGTCATCATAACCGCTGTCGTCTTACTCACTACAGGTCAGACGTGTGAGGTGGACATTAACGAGTGTGTGAGGAATCCTTGCACTAACGGAGGAGTGTGTGAGAACCTGCGTGGAGGATATAAGTGTCGCTGCAACCCTGGATTCAGTGGAGATCTGTGCCAGAACGATATTGACGACTGTGCACCAAGTAAGACATGCAGGACATGCACAAACCTAGACAGCTTTTCTAGGAATCATTGAACGTTAGATGGTGCTTTTGATGCCCTGTAATGCTCATTAGGTTTTAAAATAGATGTTGTTTTAAAGGACTATTACAAAATAATCACATAAAAGAATAAACCACTATATGTGGTTTTGAAATCActctgtgattattatttttttcctcattttaatatactttatatatttgtattactaaagcaatgcaaaataacAAGTGAATGACAGTttaataaaattcagttttatttttacatttatagcaGGAATGcaattgataaaataaatgtaaaaaaaattaaattaataaaatgtgaaaaatataaacgaaaatttaaataagttttattttaaaaataaaatattgtatgtcTTTTGtacgtttaataataaaaatataaaataaagcaatataagAAATgcaaatgctaaaataaaaaaaataatgtaaaaataaataaataaattaattaattataaatctaaataagtaaaacaaaatttaaataaaatgcaattttattttaaaataatctaatgTGCTTTATTTCCACTGTTTAAGTCATATACAATAAAGCATATGGTAAGATAAAAagcaaattaaattgaattaaaaaatgttacattaaattgaaaacaaaaatggaTAGAAAACTAAATtttataaaatgcagttttattttaaaagtaaaatatttaatgtgcGTTGTATGCACCATTTTAGTAATGCTAATATACAATAAAGttcaaatggtaaaaaaaaatgatagaaaattaattaaattaatcattttattaaagaaataaagtatttcatgctaattaaaaaaactaatacatttatgtTGTAACATTCCTAAATAAAAGAGAGATTAttaaaatactgaataaaaaGAGTGAATATGGCAGTAATGGtaattcttctctctctctcagatccgTGCAGTAACGGCGGTGTGTGTCAGGACCGTGTGAacggctttgtgtgtgtgtgcttggctGGTTTCCGTGGAGAGCGCTGTGCAGAGGATATAGACGAGTGTGTGAGCGCCCCCTGTCGGAACGGAGGGAACTGCACCGACTGCGTCAACAGCTACACCTGCAGCTGCTCTGTAGGATTCAGCGGCATCAACTGTGAGATCAACACCCCCGACTGCACTGAGAGGTACCTGCACAACACGTTCTCAAAGGCATTGCaaattcatctttttttaaattgcattttacattttggaaATCTCAATCTGTGTTGTTTCTCCTCACCAGCTCGTGTTTTAATGGAGGAACATGTGTGGATGGCATAAACTCGTTCTCATGCGTGTGTTTGCCGGGATTCACCGGGAATTACTGCCAGCATGACGTTAACGAGTGCGACTCGCGGCCGTGCCAAAACGGAGGCACCTGTCAGGACGGATACGGAACCTACAAATGCACCTGTCCACACGGATACACCGGACTCAACTGCCAGGTACACAAACACACGCTGTTTTCCTTTTTAAACAACATAAAGCAGTAAATTCAtctactgaaaaaataaatgatgttttttttttatagtttatatggttatattattatttttatattttattttatttatttaaatacaaaataatgtatatttttaattatatatatatataatatatatatatagtgatttttttttttatgtctacatTTTTTTGTGGTATATTTTCATGATATAGATATATTTGGCACACGTCTGTGTTTCAGGGTCTGGTGCGCTGGTGTGACTCGTCCCCCTGTAAGAACGGAGGCTCATGTTGGCAGCAGGGGGCGTCCTTCACCTGCCAGTGTGCCAGCGGCTGGACGGGCATCTACTGTGACGTCCCCAGTGTCAGCTGTGAGGTCGCAGCCAGGCAGCAAGGTAACAATCACTAATAATGAGATTTCTACTGAAATTAAAAGAcccagaaaataatattttttgtgaaataactGCAGgggttgatgaaaagctaatgatgaatttaatcataaaaatgtcaaattaaaacaattaaataattgaaaacaatcagcattcctaaaaaaaatatatatatttaaattatgaaaaaaaatacatattatatatatatatatatatatatatatatatatataatttttatttttatttaccagcatgtcatgtgaccattaattgacagtgttttattatattattattgaaatattgacAAAATATCAGTAAGAAAGTTTGAGAAtgcttgttttaaaatacatgaaatgtaaGATAACCGATCaaagattaatatattttatttaacaagttgatattttttttctaatcaaaattattgcatttttgatTTATTTCGTCAATGTTctgatgaattaataaattaataaaataaatgaaaataagaaataagaaataaatataaaaataagaataaaaaagctaaaataaatgtacattctaAAAAGTGTATGACCATTGACTGACATTAGAGAACCACAAAATGTGTTGATAAATTACTGTTTCTTAAGATTTAATggttacattaaatatatattttaggtcaacagaattcaaacaaaaaatgttgGATTTGGTTgcaaattatattacatattaaataacagattaaaaaacatttaattaataaatttaaatactttttttgaccaaaaatgtacaaatatttaacaGTTATGCTGATATTTATAATTCGACACTGTGTATTTTCTCCTAGcatacaaacatatttaaaaacgTTCACCACTTTAAAAGTTATCATGTAATTTGCAAATGTTAATCTCTCTGTGTCTCCTTTTCTCAGGCGTGTCTGTGGCGGTTCTGTGTCGTAATGCGGGTCAGTGTGTAGACGTGGGGAACACACACCTGTGCAGATGTCAGGCCGGATACAAGGGCAGCTACTGTCAGGAGCAGGTGGACGAGTGCATGCCGAACCCCTGCCAGAACGGAGCCACCTGCACCGATTACCTGGGAGGATACAGCTGTGaggtagaaacacacacacacacctgtgaatATATCATCAGTACTGACTACATTCCTTAAAAAATTGCAATCCGTTATTGATTCCAAATTACATCATATCAGTTATTACCTAGCACTGTAGCATCATCATTATACAAGTCTAGCGTCTGTTTCTCTCCTTAAGTGCGTTCCTGGATATCACGGAGTCAACTGCAGCAAGGAGATAAACGAGTGTGTGTCTCAACCCTGCCAGAACGGAGGAACCTGCATCGACCTCATCAACACGTACAAATGCTCCTGTCCGCGGGGAACACAAGGTACGGGCTTTTTCACACGCTCTCAAACACTGGATTCATCTCTTCATGCTTGAGCTGGTGAATCATTTTGGTTGTTTTCTCTGGCCGTGTTTGCAGGGGTTCACTGTGAGATTGACGTTGATGATTGTTCCCCGGCCGTGGATCCGTTAACCGGCGAGCCGCGCTGTTTTAACGGCGGCCGCTGCGTGGACCGTGTTGGAGGTTTCGGCTGCGTGTGTCCGGATGGTTTTGTGGGCGAGCGCTGTGAGGGCGATGTCAACGAGTGCCTGTCTGACCCCTGTGACCCCAACGGATCCTACAACTGCGTACAGCTCATCAATGACTTCCGCTGCGAGTGCCGTACAGGATACACCGGTACCAACACATGCATCTGACACACTCCAGTGCATGAATATGAACAAATGATCACATTTGCATTGAAAAtaaacataccgtattttccagactataagtcacacttttttttcatagtttggctggtcctgcgactataggcaggtgcgacttatttatcaaaattaatttgacatgaacagagagaaatgatccaagagaaaacattaccgtctccagccgccagagggcgctctatgctgctcagttctcctgtagtctacactgaagacatagagcgccctctcgtggctggagacggtaatgttttctcttggttcttggttctatataaatgcgacttatatatgtttttttcctcatcatgacatatttttgtattcaaaaaatacggtatatcaGTAAATGTGACCGATATGAATACAGCGAACACTAGATAATGTACTGTTGTGAATcacaaacaaaaagaagaaatgatgaggctatatattttaaaaaaaaaataatcttaaaaaaatcttttacatgaaaattaccattttaagatttttttgtttaatggcaGTTAAGCTTGTTTCTCTCTAAAAATTCGTATTACTTcacttaaattataattttttttcacaggtAAGCGTTGTGAAACTGTGTTCAATGGTTGCAAGGACACACCATGCAAAAATGGAGGAACGTGTGCTGTAGCGAGTAACACCAAACATGGATACATCTGCAAGTGTCAGCCGGTGAGTAAAAACACACATCTGTGATCTTGAACATCACATAAACAGCTTTAGTGCTTAAGCTCTGATGGATCAGTTTAGATGCACCTTTCTCTCATGACTGCTCTTGGAGGGATTGGAATGGtgatgtacatgacaatgttaatgtattcaccaatcagctgtgccatgcggtaatgatgtcattaggtcagattgagttagacctattgggctgtgccatctagagtttcatgccagaactctgtatttaAATGCACTTTCTAACCTTTGCCTCTCTCTCAGGGTTACTCTGGCTCCTCCTGTGAATATGACGCCCAATCCTGCGGCTCCCTGCGCTGTCGTAATGGTGCTACCTGCGTCTCGGGACACTTGAGTCCCCGCTGTCTCTGCCTGCCGGGCTTCAGTGGACACGAGTGCCAAACACGCATGGACTCACCCTGCCTCAACAACCCCTGCTACAACGGCGGCACCTGCCAACCCATCAACGACGCCCCGTTCTTCCGCTGCTCCTGCCCCGCCAACTTCAACGGACTCCTCTGCCACATCCTTGACTACTCCTTCAAAGGAGGGCAGGGCCGAGACATCGCCCCGCCTCCGGAGGTGGAGATCCGATGTGAAATCGCTCAGTGTGAAGGAAGGGGTGGAAATGCCATCTGTGATACCCAGTGTAACAATCACGAGTGTGGATGGGACGGCGGCGACTGCTCTCTGAATTTCGACGACCCGTGGCAGAACTGTAGTGACGCCCTGCAGTGCTGGAGGTACTTCAACGACGGGAAATGCGATGAGCAATGCGCCAGTGCTGGCTGCTTGTATGATGGCTTCGACTGCCAAAGACTGGAGGGGCAGTGCAAGTAAGTCAAATGTGTTTTTTgcatcaattaattaaattatattatgttctataatttaattatatattatgtgtatttttcttttaatttaatgcaatagattaatttaatatttttatctatattCTTTTTTGTATTACTGCTTTACTTTGtatttacagtttatatatatatatattataaataaaacattgattgctattttaaacagtttaaactttTTGTTGTTCAGGAGCCACTTGTCTATGATAAttattcatattgttttatttttgctgttacatttatttatactttttagaaatattattaatatttattattaaggtttcatttattttcatttcaattttgtttttagtaattttataatatgattttatttatttattttttaaatcgctTTATCATTAAGGACTCATTTAAAATTTTGTTAGTCTTTTACTAACTTTGGAAAATGCATCTTAAtggaaaaaaatccaaatatattattataatgttataatataaaaaattacaaaatgtcaaaaatgcATTAGAGTAACTAGGGCAAAATTTGccagtaattttgtttttaaacatctCCTTCAACTTCCTCCTCAATCTCTGTCTTCAGTCCGCTGTACGATCAGTACTGTAGGGATCACTATGCAGATGGTCACTGCGACCAGGGCTGTAATAACGCCGAGTGCGAATGGGACGGTCTGGACTGCGCTGATGACGTTCCTCAGAAACTGGCTGTGGGAAGTCTGGTTCTAGTGGTGCACATCCCACCAAATGAACTTCGCAACCGCTCCTCATCTTTCCTCCGCGAGCTGAGTGGACTGCTGCATACCAACGTGGTGTTTCGCCGCGACGCTAACGGAGAGCCGCTCATTTTCCCATACTATGGCAACGAGCACGAGCTGAGCAAGCACAAGCGCTCTGATTGGACGGACCCGGCACAGCTGCTGCAGCGCGctaggaggagcctgacagagttCCTTAAGCCCCGCCTACGACGGGAACTCGATCAGATGGAGATCAAAGGGTGAGTGAATGCAAATCACTGTTAAAACTGAATAGATAAATGTAAGTAATCATATAATAGTGCTGATTTGTCATGATGACGTTtacatgtttgtgtttcaggtccatcgTGTATCTAGAGATTGACAACCGTCAGTGTTATCAGCAGTCTGATGAGTGTTTCCAGAGTGCCACGGATGTGGCGGCTTTCCTCGGAGCGCTGGCCTCTAGCGGGAATCTCAATGTTCCTTACATCCTCGAGGCTGTCACAAGTGAGTGCCACATTTATGCCAAAATCAGggttttattattatgtactttAACAATATTCAtttaccaagtttttttttttttttacattcataattagttttttttttcagttttgtttatcTAATTTATTGCAACATCTCCAATTttgttcacacttttttttcagctttgaattttttatttaaaaaaaaatatatagatttttttttcatttttaatgtgcccTTTTGTCTTTTTCAGCTGtgtatttctataaaaaaaaaaaaaatatatatatatatatatatatattttttaaggtttggtgatttttagtacttaaactcATTTTCTTATCaattagtttttttcatttttagtttttgtttattatttttaggtTTATCCATTTTAGTActtagtcattttatttgttagtttcctagcaacatttctaatttgtgatttgtttttcatccaatatttatattatgttgtatttgtgctttattttatttactggaAATGATTGAACAATTTACGATTGAACTATCACACTGAATCATACTCTACCGAGCCCTACATTAAGAACTGTATCTGTGTGTAGGTGAGGACCCCCCGTCGAAGCCAGGAGAGATGTACCCCGTGTTCCTGGTGCTGCTGGCGCTGGCCGTTCTGGCGCTGGGGGCTGTGGGCGTCGTGGTctccaggaagaggaagagggaacATGGGCAGCTTTGGTTCCCCGAGGGATTTAAAGTCACAGAACCCAAAAAGAAACGAAGGGAACCAGTCGGAGAGGATTCTGTGGGACTCAAGTGAGTGTGTGACCCTGTTAAAAGAGAACTCAatccaaacaaaaataaaaatatggattaaacagctaactgaaataagttgaagtactaaaatgactagaactggaaaaaaattaagcttattggaaatataaataaatactcaaattaaagtttaaatgaaaactaaaaatgttcaattcaaaatatcaataaatactgtaaaaattatattagtaatactaaaataatgctgCACATAATTCCTTAAAACAATTATAGTTCCTGAAATGTAATGAATTTATCCACTGGTGAATGTCTTTTATATTAGTGTGAGTgactttttacaatttaattacgtatatttaatgtataaaaatatataacagttaatgggaccatgtgatatttttgtaaaattttttgtattttgtgcagtgttttaatattatttacaatatatactattatttttcattggctttgattttaattgattggcttttacttttaagttttgtttaagtgttaattaagtttttaaattttggtactattattttgtgttttttttttctttctctctttttttctgttaatgtatttcatattagtaattgatatttataatgcaatgaaattgcatgcatttttgcCCCTAAAGTTCAGAAAAACAGACATTGTTTAGTTGCACGCAACCGTTTTGCACCTTTCTGACTCACATTAATGACAACTTTGCATCCCATCAGGCCTCTGAAAAACTCTCTGATGGATGAACAACTGAGCGAATGGGCAGAAGACGACACGGCTAAACGCTTCCAGGTGAGTCCGCTGTCTGTGTGAAGTGTTCTCCAGTGTTTAACCCCAGAGGGATGtgtaactgtgtgtttgtgtgtagtttgAGGAGCAGTCTATTCTGGACATGAGCGGTCAGCTGGATCACAGGCAGTGGACGCAGCAGCACCTGGACGCCGCTGACCTGCGTCTGAACTCTATGGCTCCGACTCCACCACAGGGTGAGATCGAGAACGACTGCATGGACGTCAACGTCCGCGGGCCTGGTGAGCGCTCACACCTTTCCCATCACATAACTGATGACAGCTCTAGGGTTTTCTTTAAAACAGTTTCTCTCGTAGACGGTTTCACTCCGCTGATGATCGCGTCGTGCAGCGGCGGCGGTCTCGAGAATGAAAACGGTGAGGGAGAAGACGATCCCTCTGCTGAAGTCATCAATGACTTTATCTACCACGGCGCTAACCTGCACAATCAGACGGACCGAACCGGGGAGACCGCCCTGCACCTGGCAGCCCGCTACGCCCGCTCAGACGCGGCCAAACGCCTGCTGGAGTCGTGCGCCGATGCTAACGTTCAGGATAACATGGGCCGCACGCCTCTCCACGCCGCTGTCGCTGCTGACGCACAGGGAGTCTTCCAggtaaatgagaaaaaaactaattataatatattcagGAGCATCTGAACGAAATGAatttgtgtgaaagcaaacaacaGCTGCATGATGAAAgatgttttggtaacactttagtatagggtccaattcacactaataactagttgcttattagcatgtctattattaacatattggctgttcatTAGTGTTTATAAAGTGcaaataatgcatgacatccataatcctacacaaaaccctaaacttaacaactaccttacaaactattaataagcagcaaataaggagttaattgaggcaaaagctaatggttagttaatagtgagaattggaccctaaaataaagtgtgaccgatgTTTTTAATTAAGGATATAAAGATAGACTCAACTCGTGATTCGATTcaaatcacaatttattttttatttttttacaaaatgagattttgtgtctttttattattgcttggaagaaatgctgcatgtttctttgtgaaatttaaatataaaactgtaataatatactaatatagcacttgcataatattgctgttttattggttttgattgcttttgtTGTCTTCATTTGAAAGTGGCTTTGgttaaaagcgtttgctaaattacaaaactaaattgaaatttaaGAACAaacccaaatcaaataaataacacaaataaaagaaagCTCTTCATATGAACAAACGAAGGCTTCGTCTATGCTCTTTCCAATTATAACaatttttaatcatgatccaaagaAAGATTCTGCATGCATGCAACGAGACAAGTTTTTATCTAATTTAGATTGAATAATTTCgaattttgaagcaaaaacataATTGTCTGACTTTGAATCAAATCCAgtttgaatcgtcacatattttaATCGATTTTCAACTGGCTTGTGGTTAATCGTTACATccttattgttaatattattattagtaatgatagtaaaaatatgttactaataaataatgtatttattattaaaattttattttttatttatttcaattttaatattataaaataatatttaatcttaCGTTTTTGTTAACTATATTGAAActattttagaaaatgaaataaagtaaaaatatatattttttaatttgagcgtacacgaaaaataaaaatgttccctTGACAACTAAGGGTACTTAATTGAATAAATTTAAaactttagtaataataataataaaatgaatatgaactaacaataaaactgaatagaaatatttccaataaattatttttacatgtaatatattaaaagtatatttaatgtattcatgtatattaaaataaaatgtatattaaatgtataatgtaaatgaaaaataattattacaaaataataaaaattacaaaatgtaaaaaaaaaaagcaaaactgctCTAACATTGCAcataatccattaaaaaaataagttttcctttaaatgtatttgaCTGATATCGCaatttaatcatatatttatgaatatgtaaaatttatatttaatatataatataactattttataaataattcattttgtataaataccatgtaattttttgttttttagctgcTCTTGGttgttgaatatttatttaactttgcTTTGTGTCTGGAATCAGATTCTTATTCGGAACCGAGCGACGGATCTGGACGCCCGCATGCATGATGGGACGACTCCGCTGATCCTGGCCACCCGATTGGCTGTCGAGGGAATGGTGGAAGAGCTCATTAACTGCCATGCAGATCCCAATGCTACTGATGATTCTGGTATGAATACAAACAACCAAATCTCTCAAAACACCTTTCATTGCTGTCCTGCTAATTCAATCTGTTTTTATGTGTCTGTAGGTAAATCGGCTCTTCACTGGGCGGCTGCAGTTAATAATGTGGACGCTGCTGTCATTCTTCTGAAGAATAGAGCAAATAAAGACCTACAGAATAACAAGGTGGGtgcatttacagtaaaacaaaattG
This is a stretch of genomic DNA from Carassius auratus strain Wakin unplaced genomic scaffold, ASM336829v1 scaf_tig00216169, whole genome shotgun sequence. It encodes these proteins:
- the notch1a gene encoding neurogenic locus notch homolog protein 1, which translates into the protein MNRFLVKLTLLTAASLATAAQGQRCSEHCQNGGICELKLSGEATCGCPADFVGPQCQFPNPCSPSPCRNGGTCRARTQGNDVELTCDCVLGYSGPLCLTPVNHACMTSPCRNGGTCSLLTLENFTCRCPPGWSGKTCQQADPCASNPCANGGQCSAFESHYICSCPPNFHGQTCRQDVNECALSPSPCQNGGTCKNEVGSYLCLCPPEYAGTHCERLYHPCHPSPCRNGGTCLQTRGTSYTCTCLPGFTGQTCEHNVDDCTQHACENGGRCIDGVNTYNCHCDKHWTGQYCTEDVDECELSPNACQNGGTCHNTIGGFHCVCVNGWTGDDCSENIDDCASAACSPGATCHDRVASFFCECPHGRTGLLCHLDDACISNPCQKGSNCDTNPVSGKAICTCPPGYTGSACNQDIDECSLGANPCEHGGRCLNTKGSFQCKCLQGYEGPRCEMDVNECKSNPCQNDATCLDQIGGFHCICMPGYEGVFCQINTDDCASQPCLNSGKCIDKINSFHCECPKGFSGNLCQVDVDECASTPCKNGAKCTDGPNKYTCECTPGFAGAHCELDINECASSPCHYGVCRDGVAAFTCDCRPGYTGRLCETNINECLSQPCRNGGTCQDRENAYTCTCPKGTTGINCEINIDDCKRKPCDYGKCIDKINGYECVCEPGYTGSMCNINIDDCALNPCHNGGTCIDGINSFTCVCPEGFRDATCLSKHDECSSNPCIHGSCLDQINSYRCMCEAGWTGRNCDININECLSNPCVNGGTCKDMTSGYVCTCRAGFSGPNCQTNINECASNPCLNQGTCIDDVAGFKCNCMLPYTGEVCESVLAPCAQSPCKNGGVCVESEDFQSFSCACPAGWQGQTCEVDINECVRNPCTNGGVCENLRGGYKCRCNPGFSGDLCQNDIDDCAPNPCSNGGVCQDRVNGFVCVCLAGFRGERCAEDIDECVSAPCRNGGNCTDCVNSYTCSCSVGFSGINCEINTPDCTESSCFNGGTCVDGINSFSCVCLPGFTGNYCQHDVNECDSRPCQNGGTCQDGYGTYKCTCPHGYTGLNCQGLVRWCDSSPCKNGGSCWQQGASFTCQCASGWTGIYCDVPSVSCEVAARQQGVSVAVLCRNAGQCVDVGNTHLCRCQAGYKGSYCQEQVDECMPNPCQNGATCTDYLGGYSCECVPGYHGVNCSKEINECVSQPCQNGGTCIDLINTYKCSCPRGTQGVHCEIDVDDCSPAVDPLTGEPRCFNGGRCVDRVGGFGCVCPDGFVGERCEGDVNECLSDPCDPNGSYNCVQLINDFRCECRTGYTGKRCETVFNGCKDTPCKNGGTCAVASNTKHGYICKCQPGYSGSSCEYDAQSCGSLRCRNGATCVSGHLSPRCLCLPGFSGHECQTRMDSPCLNNPCYNGGTCQPINDAPFFRCSCPANFNGLLCHILDYSFKGGQGRDIAPPPEVEIRCEIAQCEGRGGNAICDTQCNNHECGWDGGDCSLNFDDPWQNCSDALQCWRYFNDGKCDEQCASAGCLYDGFDCQRLEGQCNPLYDQYCRDHYADGHCDQGCNNAECEWDGLDCADDVPQKLAVGSLVLVVHIPPNELRNRSSSFLRELSGLLHTNVVFRRDANGEPLIFPYYGNEHELSKHKRSDWTDPAQLLQRARRSLTEFLKPRLRRELDQMEIKGSIVYLEIDNRQCYQQSDECFQSATDVAAFLGALASSGNLNVPYILEAVTSEDPPSKPGEMYPVFLVLLALAVLALGAVGVVVSRKRKREHGQLWFPEGFKVTEPKKKRREPVGEDSVGLKPLKNSLMDEQLSEWAEDDTAKRFQFEEQSILDMSGQLDHRQWTQQHLDAADLRLNSMAPTPPQGEIENDCMDVNVRGPDGFTPLMIASCSGGGLENENGEGEDDPSAEVINDFIYHGANLHNQTDRTGETALHLAARYARSDAAKRLLESCADANVQDNMGRTPLHAAVAADAQGVFQILIRNRATDLDARMHDGTTPLILATRLAVEGMVEELINCHADPNATDDSGKSALHWAAAVNNVDAAVILLKNRANKDLQNNKEETPLFLAAREGSYETAKVLLDHLANREIADHLDQLPRDIALERMHHDIVRLLEEYNLVQSPALPLSPPLCSPNTYLGIKPSPGGANNNNTAKKARKPSGKGVGGKDGGKDMRMKKKKSGEGKNGGIIEVPILSPVDSLESPHGYLSDVSSPPTMTSPFQQSPPITLNQLQGLADSHMGGALQSLGKQYDSAPPPRLSHLPVPNNGGGAQTASCDWLQRVQHQQQQAGFTTLIPSMLSATNMPQVMGYPTMQSSHLGAPSHMIHNHAHQNMAHMQHQNSATSGHALSHHFLGDLSGLDLQSGSGHTPIQTILSQESQRMAPPISSTQFLTPPSQHSYSNPMDNTPSHQQQIPDHPFLTPSPGSPDQWSSSSPHSNLSDWSEGISSPPTSMQMNHIPEAFK